The following proteins are co-located in the Carassius auratus strain Wakin chromosome 7, ASM336829v1, whole genome shotgun sequence genome:
- the tph1b gene encoding tryptophan 5-hydroxylase 1b: protein MLSNKLDGPRRGRSFDSINKNYEEKQLNKEFKKTTLHKTEENKDKIRSSKREHAAIVFSLKNEVGGLVKALKLFQDSQVKLLHIESRKSRRRNSELEVLVDCDSDRETLKEVVQLLRKQTSIITMDSPDKFWTPANDLAEVPWFPKKISDLDKSACRVLMYGSDLDADHPGFKDNIYRKRRKYFADLAMSYKYGEPIPRVEFTEEEVKTWGVVFRELNKLYPTHACREHLNNLPLLTQFCGYREDNIPQLEDVSNFLRERTGFTIRPVAGYLSPRDFLAGLAFRVFHCTQYVRHSSDPLYTPEPDTCHELLGHVPLLAEPSFAQFSQELGLASLGASDDAVQKLATCYFFTVEFGLCKQEGSLRAYGAGLLSSISELKHSLSGSAKILPFEPNVTCKQECLITTFQDVYFVSESFEEAKFRMREFAKTIQRPFSLRYNPYTQSVCVLKDMPSINDMVEELRHELDIVGDALCRLSTHLGV, encoded by the exons ATGCTCTCCAACAAGCTTGACGGGCCGCGTCGAGGACGGTCTTTTGACTCCATCAATAAGAATTACGAAGAGAAGCAACTCAACAAAGAG tttaaaaaaactaCTTTACATAAGACAGAAGAGAACAAAGACAAGATACGTTCCTCCAAGAGAGAACATGCTGCAATTGTCTTCTCTCTAAAGAATGAAGTCGGAGGGCTTGTGaaagcattaaaattatttcag GACAGCCAGGTAAAGCTTTTGCATATTGAGTCACGTAAGTCCCGGCGGCGTAACTCAGAGTTGGAAGTACTGGTGGATTGTGACAGTGATCGAGAAACTCTAAAAGAGGTTGTTCAGCTGCTGCGCAAACAAACAAGCATCATAACCATGGACTCACCTGATAAGTTCTGGACTCCTGCAAACG atcTTGCTGAGGTGCCTTGGTTCCCCAAGAAGATCTCAGATCTGGATAAGAGTGCCTGTCGTGTTCTGATGTATGGTTCAGATTTGGATGCGGATCATCCG GGATTCAAAGACAACATTTATCGTAAGAGAAGGAAATATTTTGCTGATCTTGCCATGAGTTACAAATA TGGAGAACCTATACCACGTGTAGAGTTTACAGAGGAAGAGGTGAAGACGTGGGGTGTTGTTTTCCGGGAGTTGAATAAGCTGTACCCCACACATGCCTGTCGAGAGCACCTAAACAACCTGCCTCTGCTCACCCAGTTCTGTGGCTACAGAGAGGACAACATACCACAGCTGGAGGACGTGTCCAACTTCCTGAGAG AGCGAACTGGCTTCACCATTCGCCCTGTTGCTGGGTACTTGTCACCGAGAGACTTTCTAGCTGGTCTGGCCTTCAGAGTGTTTCACTGTACACAATATGTGCGTCACAGCTCAGATCCTCTCTACACTCCTGAACC GGACACATGTCATGAATTGCTGGGTCATGTTCCTCTGTTGGCCGAACCCAGTTTTGCACAGTTCTCTCAGGAATTAGGACTGGCTTCTCTCGGGGCGTCTGATGATGCTGTGCAGAAGTTAGCAACA TGCTATTTCTTCACGGTGGAGTTTGGCCTGTGTAAGCAGGAGGGATCGCTCAGAGCATACGGCGCTGGGCTTCTCTCTTCCATCAGCGAACTTAAG CACTCTCTCTCAGGCTCTGCTAAAATCCTGCCCTTTGAGCCCAATGTCACCTGCAAACAGGAGTGTCTCATCACCACCTTTCAAGATGTTTACTTTGTTTCGGAGAGCTTTGAGGAAGCCAAATTTAGAATGcg TGAATTTGCAAAGACAATCCAGCGTCCATTCTCCCTGCGGTATAATCCATACACACAGAGCGTGTGTGTGCTGAAGGACATGCCCAGCATCAATGACATGGTCGAGGAGCTCAGACACGAGCTGGACATTGTAGGAGACGCTCTCTGTCGGCTCAGTACACACCTTGGCGTCTGA